TGCTAATGCAATTGCGTCTCGCTCTCCTGGATCGAGTTCATCTGCGAAAAGATTAGTTGCGGTGGTTATTGCTCTAATTTCTAACCAACTCGGAGGTTGAGCAATCCAAGCTTGAACGATCGAGGGCGATTTTGAAGCAGCTAACTCATCTCGAATGGTTTCAGGAATGATGACGCGATCGTATAACTCCGGTAACAAGTCGATTAGATCGATCAGCAGTAGGTAGCAGAGGGGAGAAGTATCAGAGATAACGATCATGTCTGCGCTAAATTCTCTTCTTGTTGAAGGGCTTCTAGCGTCTCTAGATCTTGTTGTAAGTCGGATAAATCATAGTTGAGATCGACCGATCGTTCTTTGAAAAACGCATCGAGTTCAAGCTGAGTCTCAAATCCGAGCAATTCTCTGGCTTTGCCTGAACTAATTCGTGCGGTTCGATAGGCTTCAATCACGCACAGTTCGAGCATTTTTCGCTCTAAATCCTCTGGGTTGATTTGTAGCTGATGGGCTAATGTGTCAGGGATTTCGATCGTAATTTGCATTGTTTTTTACAAGGATAGAGGCGCAGTCACTTTTGGGAGGCTGCTTATACGATTTTGGCAAGAAATTCGTTAAATGGTGATCGCGCTATTCATCCTGAACGGTGAGCATTCGGGATTCGATCGCGTTCCACACCTGCGGCGACACTCGCAAGGCAGCTTCTTTGCAGCGAATCATCAGTTTATTGACATAGAGATAGTTGTTGAGTGACTCGACTTCTTCTTCGGATAGTTCGAGCCATTCGGGATTGAGGTGAAGAGCGTTGCACCAGGTTTGACGAAGACGATCGGCAAAGGCTCGACGCTCCTCCAATAGTGCATCATTGCTTGGAACAGTCTCTCTCATCGCTTCAAGTTGGTTGACTAGGGCTTGGAAATCAACAGAGGTGAAGACTTCGGCGCGGGCGAGGGCGCGGGCGAGGTCGAGGTCGAGGGCGAGGTCGAGGGCGAGGTTGAGGGCGAGGTTGAGGGCCCGGGCGCGGACGCGGTCGAGAGCGAGGGCGAGGTTGAGGGCCCGGACGCGGACGCGGGCGAGGGCGCGGGCGAGGTCGAGGTCGAGGGCGTAGAAGAGTACAACAACCTTTTTAGCTGCTGGTTTGAAATTGCCTTTTGATCCATCCGTTACATCATTTGTCCATTTGAGCAATGCTTTGAGTTTCTCTGTGTGAATTAGCATTTGTGCTTCAGTCTCCATTAGAGTTAGGAGTGCGTCGGCATTTCGCATCAGACCAGAGACAAGGAAGAACACCTCGCGCCAGCGTCGATCTGTTAAATGGTTTGTGATCAGTGCTGCGAGTTGCTGCTCATCGACAATGTACTGAGCCGTCAGATATTCCTGAAATGTTAGATGCGAGAACGAAAAAGTATCTCTGGCACGTTCGACTAAAATTCCTTGTTGCACTTGAATTGCATAGAGCGCAGCTTCCGCATCTAGATGTTTCGGTGCATTGAGATTGTTGACGAGAAAGGCTCGGATTTGCTCGGTCAGTTCTCGCTTTGAGAAAAATAGCTGATCCTCTGCAAAACTTTGGTAAGCAATCTCAGACAGTAAGACTTGTTCTAGCTGAAGATTCAACTCTTGATAAATCGGATCACGGTGAACTCGTCGTTCTGCTGCCCATTTCTTCAACCAAACTTCCAACGCCTCCCCATACAATGCGGCTCTGTGCTTGGGTAAGCTCTGCGATTCATCGTAAA
This Cyanobacteria bacterium FACHB-DQ100 DNA region includes the following protein-coding sequences:
- a CDS encoding DUF3368 domain-containing protein, with the translated sequence MIVISDTSPLCYLLLIDLIDLLPELYDRVIIPETIRDELAASKSPSIVQAWIAQPPSWLEIRAITTATNLFADELDPGERDAIALAEELQADLILLDDRAARNIASKRGLAIVGVLGILVKAGQQGKIDFPSAIARLKQTSFRASASLIQALLDQFTQT
- a CDS encoding UPF0175 family protein → MQITIEIPDTLAHQLQINPEDLERKMLELCVIEAYRTARISSGKARELLGFETQLELDAFFKERSVDLNYDLSDLQQDLETLEALQQEENLAQT
- a CDS encoding NACHT domain-containing protein, translating into MTIDPISQAVITNLIKLAIEAGWKQAGNQIDKKLHQQVGNAMEEYVRTYEKRHCTLKYDCLRMDNSLTLEDIYTDVQVLNTRESRRFESPEALKELFLETGRGFVFEKTTRQEGIAVANLEPRLMVLGSPGIGKSTFLRKVGLEALKWQTARFRHELIPVFIELKQFGDRHSEIEKLIAEEFETCGFPNAETFTQNLLQAGKLLILLDGLDEVPTIHADRAIEQIGKLVDRYDKNRFIASCRIAAYKGGFPRFKDVTMANFSDSQIETFVRQWFRREPKIADQYWELLNSSDYKAVKELGQTPLLLTLLCAVYDESQSLPKHRAALYGEALEVWLKKWAAERRVHRDPIYQELNLQLEQVLLSEIAYQSFAEDQLFFSKRELTEQIRAFLVNNLNAPKHLDAEAALYAIQVQQGILVERARDTFSFSHLTFQEYLTAQYIVDEQQLAALITNHLTDRRWREVFFLVSGLMRNADALLTLMETEAQMLIHTEKLKALLKWTNDVTDGSKGNFKPAAKKVVVLFYALDLDLARALARVRVRALNLALALDRVRARALNLALNLALDLALDLDLARALARAEVFTSVDFQALVNQLEAMRETVPSNDALLEERRAFADRLRQTWCNALHLNPEWLELSEEEVESLNNYLYVNKLMIRCKEAALRVSPQVWNAIESRMLTVQDE